The DNA region TTGCAAACAGCACCACTTTTTATGCTTCCGTTGTAGGAGCAGGATGCGATGAAAGTATTAGAATACCCATAGTAGCTACCGTTAAAGAATTGCCAGATATTAAATCGGTATTAAGCTTTAAAAATTGTGATGTTGATGGGGTTGTCGATGGGTTTACTGATTTCAACCTAAATGAAGCAACTGAAATTATTACAAAAGGCAATAGCGAATTGGCCGTAAGTTATCATTTATCATCTGATGATGCCGAGGATAAAATCAATATTATTGATTCCAATTCCTTTAATAATCAAAATGCAACTACTATTTACGCCAGAGTAGAAAACCCCAATGCCTGTTTTTTGATTTCTACGTTAAATTTAGAAGTTTCAACTACAACTTTTCCTGAAAATTATACTTACAATTTAGAAACTTGTGATTATTTAGATACCAACGATGGGATTGCAAATTTTGACCTTACACTAGCGTATAATCACATGATTGACCAATTTCCAACGGGTCAAAATTTAAAGGTGACTTATTTCAAAAACCTTAACGACGCACAACTGGAAAGAAATGAAATAACCAATCAGATAAATTATATTAATGAAACGCCTTACGCCGAAACACTTTTTGTTCGTGTAGAAAGTGCTGATAATGGGGCTTGTTTTGGTATTGGCCCAAATTTAGTGTTAACTGTGAATCCAAGTCCTGAGTTTGAAGTAAATTCAGATGCTGCTTTATGTTTAAATATTGGTACGCTAACGTTGGAAACTTATAACGCAAATGGCAATTATAGTTATGAATGGAAGAATGAAAATAACGAAATAATCAGTACTGAACCCACAACAACTGTAACTTCTAAAGGCATTTATACGGTTACGGCAACATCCAACTTAAACTGTACTTCTACTCCAAAAACAATTACCGTAAAAGAATCCGATTTAGCCAATATTACTTTAGCCGATATACTTATTAAGGATGATTCAGAAAATAATACCATAACTATAAATACCGTAAACCTTGGTATTGGTGATTATGAATTTGTGTTGGATGATGAGTATGGTGTTTATCAAACAGAGCCTTTTCTCCAAAATGTAGCTGCCGGAATTCACACATTATATATTAGAGAGCAAAATAATTGCGGAATTATAAGTATTGAAGTTTTTGTTATTGGATTTCCCAAATTCTTTACACCAAACAACGACGGGTTTAATGATTATTGGCAAATTAAAGGAATTAACGTAGACACTTACCAAATGTCAACCATTTATATTTATGACAGATATGGGAAACTATTAGCTAAAAAAGATGTGAATGATTTAGGTTGGGATGGCAATTTCAAAGGTAAACCAATGCCTGCCAATGATTATTGGTTTAAAGTACAACTTAGAGATAAAAATGGAAATGTACGAAACAGAAAAGGGCATTTTAGTTTGATAAGGAGATAAATTAGGATAAAACTTCGCTCACTTTCTCTTTTAAAACAGGCAACACATCTTGCTCAAACCACAGGTTTTTTGTCAACCAAAAACGATTTCTAGGTGAAGGGTGCGGCAATACAAAATAGTTGGGTAAGTATTCGTGATAGTTTTTAACAGTTTCAGTCAATGTTGTTTTAGCTTTATCCTTTAAATAATACTTTTGAGCATACATTCCAATTAGAATAATCAGTTCAACATTCGGCATTTTTTCTAAAATTTGTTGATGCCATAACGGTGCACATTCGGGTCTTGGAGGTAAATCACCTGACTTCCCTTTGCCAGGATAGCAAAAGCCCATCGGTATTATGGCATTTTTCCTTACATCATAAAAAGTTTCGTCAGAAATAGCTAGCCATTTTCGCAATTGTTTTCCGCTTGGGTCATCCCAAGGTATTCCTGTTTTATGGACTTTTGTTCCTGGGGCTTGACCGATAATTATAATCTTAGATTCAATACTCGCCCTAAAAACCGGTCTCGGCCCTAAAGCTAAATGTGATTTGCAGACCTCACACTTTCTGATATCGCTTAATAAATCTTTCATGCTATACAACAAGCCATTTAAACAAATAGATAGTTAACATTCCCCAAAAAGTACCTGTTGCCATGCTTAAAATAGCCAAAATAATGGCATGTGGCATCCATTTTTTTTCATATGCAGCAGTAACAGCTGGTGCAGTTGCAATGCCTCCGACATTGGCCATACTGGCAATTGGTACCCAGGCTGTATTTATATTTAAAACTTTAGCGACAATCAACATAATTATAAAATGGCTTACCAACCAAATAATTAAAAACCCTAAGAAACCCCATTCAAATTGAACCAAACTAAATTTTAGTTTTAAACCTAGAACAGCCATTACAATTAGAATTAAAATTCCACCTAGTTTTAGCACAAACTTAAAATTCCATTTGGGAATGAAATTGCTGAATAATAATCCTAATATGGATAATACAATAATTTTTACCACGAAACTTTCCACAAACATATTGGTTGCCAATACCGTAAAAAGCAATAATATAAAACACAAAACGGGTTTGATAAATTCCGTATTTAGGCTTTTGATTTCATCAGGCATTGCCAAATTAGTTATCTTAAGTTTTCTGTTTAGAAATCCACTTTTTTTAATCGTTTGGAACATTAAAATTGTCCAAATATTGACCAAAATATTGTCCAATACCAAAACAGTCAGAAATATGTTTTCTGGACATTCCACTAATTCTTTTAAAACGAGTTGGCTTGTGCTACCGCCAATCCAGCTACCAACTATTGGCGGAATTCCTTTCCAATACTCTTGATTTACAAAAGTTTGAGTTATCAGTTCTGTATCTAAGAAAATATAAGCTAAGGTTACAGGAAAAATAGCGATCCACATAGAGCCCAGAGCGAACAATAAAATAGGTTTCCATCCAATAGCTTTTAATTGACCTATGGACAAACTACTCATTACGGCAACAATAGCAAGTGGAATAAAATAGGTTTTACTGTAATCGTGAATGCCATCCGCAGAAAAGTCTTGCCCTAATAATGCAGAAATTCCAGCAGGTATTAAATAGGCCAACAAAATAGCAGGCACCCAATCAAATAAAGATTTAATGTGTTTATTTTCCCATTTATCGAGATAAAAAACAGCTACAACTGTAAAAATTGTGATAAGCCAAGGGGTCATGGGTTAGTTGTTGAGAATTATACTGTTGAAAGATACTCTTTTTTAAATATCTAATTTCTTTATTTTGAAACGTGGCGAAATGGCAAGGTTTTTTGTTTTAAACTTGATTACATGAACACATCACTTGGAACGAAAGCGATCAAATACACCAAAAAGTACCATACTAAACAAACTTAAATCCTACAAATAAGTTAAAACAAACTCATTTTTGCTGATAATTGAGTTTGCAAAAATAAGTTTTGATACGATTACTGTACATAAAACTATTCTTGATATCATCAAGTTATGTCCTTTTTTTCTAGAATAAAAAACACATTTTTACAAACATAGAGAAGAAATCTCCTTTTATTTAAAAAAAGTATTATGAAATTATATTTAATATTGGTTGGTATAGCATTAATTTTCAACTCATTAAGCTTAGGCAAGCTCTTTAGGTTAATCTTACTCAGAATTTTATACCCAAAAGCGACTATTAAGCAAATAGAAAGTTTTGAAAAAAATACAAAAAAGCATGATTTTACAAATTGGTTTAAAAAGGGTGCTAAAAGTGATTGATTATTACCTTCATAACTACTACAAACTCATCTTCTCATTTCAATTCACAACTGGTTTTTCAATCGGTGTATCGCTTTCAACAACCAAATATGTTGAAATTGAATAATAGGCTTTACCATTACCATCATCATTTGACCAATCTTCAAAACTATAATCAAAATTTAGAGTTTGTCCTGACAATGCCGTTGGCAATTCATTTATTCGCAAAGGAACTTCTTGACCAGGACACCAACCTGCTCTATCACCTTGCCAATTACCGTTTTGCGGACTTACAGGGTTTGAGGCACATCCTATTGGGTCTAGGCTATATTTAATATCATTTTCTCCGATAGCCAAAGTGTGTATTCTAAAGCACCATTCCGCACAACCTCTTCCACCATTGTCATTTGGTGTTGCATGTCCCCAACCAGAAACAATAGTTCTTAATTTTGTGTTTGAGGCATTTTCTGGAATTACCACATTACCTTTTAGCTTAATGGTCGCAAGCAATTCTTCACCATAGGGAATCTGTTGAGAATTGGCAGTATAATCAACCAAAGGCACAATGGCCGAGTATTTATATTTTGGCTTTCCTTCTTTAACTTTAAAATCAACGGTTAACAACCAGCCTTCTTTAGTCCACACTTCAACAAACGATTTGAGTTGTACAGCTCCTTTTAAAATGGACTTAAAATCAGTAACATCAAAGACAAAGCCTAGAGTTCGTTGTGAATTATCTACACCATAAGGGGTAATATATCTGCCCAGTTCATACCAAATATTTGTTTTTGAATCTTTTACCTTAATATTGGCAAATACATCCCAAGCACCGCAGCCACCTGTTGGACAATCTAATTTAACATACATTAAAATTTCTTCAACATTATCACTGTTTTCGGGAAAATCAAATGTTTGTTCTACACTTTGTTTTAAATCAGCACTGAAACCTAAATGCGTCTTGTTAAACGTATTGACTGTAATTGTTTCAAACACTTCTTCTTCAGGATCTGAATCACTTTTGCATCCAATAGCTACAACTATTAGTAGTATTAAACAGCAAAGTTTTGATATTTTACTTGTTATCATTTCTTGTTATTTATTTTTTATTATTTCCTGCTACAATTAATACAAACTCTCCTTTCGGCGGTTTATTCTCAAAATGTATGAGCACTTCTTTCAATGTTCCTCTAATAGTTTCTTCATAAAGCTTGGTCAACTCCCGCGAAACGGAAATTCTTCTATCCTCACCAAAGTATTTAGCAAATTGTGTCAATGTTTTTATCAATTTGTGGGGCGACTCATAAAAAATCATAGTTCTAGATTCTTCAGCTAAGATTTCCAATCGGGTTTGCCTTCCCTTTTTTATAGGTAAAAACCCTTCAAACACAAATTTATCATTAGGTAATCCACTATTAACTAAAGCAG from Aureibaculum sp. 2308TA14-22 includes:
- a CDS encoding uracil-DNA glycosylase family protein, which translates into the protein MKDLLSDIRKCEVCKSHLALGPRPVFRASIESKIIIIGQAPGTKVHKTGIPWDDPSGKQLRKWLAISDETFYDVRKNAIIPMGFCYPGKGKSGDLPPRPECAPLWHQQILEKMPNVELIILIGMYAQKYYLKDKAKTTLTETVKNYHEYLPNYFVLPHPSPRNRFWLTKNLWFEQDVLPVLKEKVSEVLS
- a CDS encoding T9SS type B sorting domain-containing protein; amino-acid sequence: MKKPLLYFCASFLLFFNFSWSQNNIPPTINAVGNEIYCPLSEINIVAHFDIVDPDDTTIKALYIQISEGYVNSDDLLKLDNASNHPNIATEWSLPEGKLTLQSTNATEVNYTDLIAAVKDVIFTNSSTTVSGTRSFSFNIGSANYLPSTDHYYEYVSDIGITWTAAKAAAASRTYFGLQGYLVTLTSAEEAKLAGEQAKGTGWIGGSDAEKEGEWKWETGPEKGTVFWNGLANGTTPNFAFWNTNEPNDLNGEDYAHITAPTIGISGSWNDLSNTGNTSGNYQPKGYIVEYGGMPGDPIVNISASTNMYIPAITSTVPATRCGPGEVTLIATSDVGNVVWHDTPTGGTTLFIGENFTPNVANSTTFYASVVGAGCDESIRIPIVATVKELPDIKSVLSFKNCDVDGVVDGFTDFNLNEATEIITKGNSELAVSYHLSSDDAEDKINIIDSNSFNNQNATTIYARVENPNACFLISTLNLEVSTTTFPENYTYNLETCDYLDTNDGIANFDLTLAYNHMIDQFPTGQNLKVTYFKNLNDAQLERNEITNQINYINETPYAETLFVRVESADNGACFGIGPNLVLTVNPSPEFEVNSDAALCLNIGTLTLETYNANGNYSYEWKNENNEIISTEPTTTVTSKGIYTVTATSNLNCTSTPKTITVKESDLANITLADILIKDDSENNTITINTVNLGIGDYEFVLDDEYGVYQTEPFLQNVAAGIHTLYIREQNNCGIISIEVFVIGFPKFFTPNNDGFNDYWQIKGINVDTYQMSTIYIYDRYGKLLAKKDVNDLGWDGNFKGKPMPANDYWFKVQLRDKNGNVRNRKGHFSLIRR
- a CDS encoding DUF819 family protein, which gives rise to MTPWLITIFTVVAVFYLDKWENKHIKSLFDWVPAILLAYLIPAGISALLGQDFSADGIHDYSKTYFIPLAIVAVMSSLSIGQLKAIGWKPILLFALGSMWIAIFPVTLAYIFLDTELITQTFVNQEYWKGIPPIVGSWIGGSTSQLVLKELVECPENIFLTVLVLDNILVNIWTILMFQTIKKSGFLNRKLKITNLAMPDEIKSLNTEFIKPVLCFILLLFTVLATNMFVESFVVKIIVLSILGLLFSNFIPKWNFKFVLKLGGILILIVMAVLGLKLKFSLVQFEWGFLGFLIIWLVSHFIIMLIVAKVLNINTAWVPIASMANVGGIATAPAVTAAYEKKWMPHAIILAILSMATGTFWGMLTIYLFKWLVV
- a CDS encoding peptide-N-glycosidase F-related protein, which translates into the protein MITSKISKLCCLILLIVVAIGCKSDSDPEEEVFETITVNTFNKTHLGFSADLKQSVEQTFDFPENSDNVEEILMYVKLDCPTGGCGAWDVFANIKVKDSKTNIWYELGRYITPYGVDNSQRTLGFVFDVTDFKSILKGAVQLKSFVEVWTKEGWLLTVDFKVKEGKPKYKYSAIVPLVDYTANSQQIPYGEELLATIKLKGNVVIPENASNTKLRTIVSGWGHATPNDNGGRGCAEWCFRIHTLAIGENDIKYSLDPIGCASNPVSPQNGNWQGDRAGWCPGQEVPLRINELPTALSGQTLNFDYSFEDWSNDDGNGKAYYSISTYLVVESDTPIEKPVVN